The proteins below come from a single Necator americanus strain Aroian chromosome V, whole genome shotgun sequence genomic window:
- a CDS encoding hypothetical protein (NECATOR_CHRV.G19470.T2) has product MNKTAEKLMAYRKGNKVKDDKSVRNISPSSSVHELENKRGIQRSPGIWQRLNIDILDAPPLRTWRKCLETNPRSTLVATFLVYLIGQIYFVWLQFGLVFFAFSILAAICLSLGNRSEGEMSAYSVFNPNCERLLGQMTAEHFERDVLRRRID; this is encoded by the exons ATGAATAAAACTGCTGAGAAACTAATGGCGTacagaaaaggaaacaaagtAAAAGATGATAAATCGGTACGAAATATCTCACCCTCGTCGTCAGTGCACGAGCTG GAGAACAAGCGCGGCATTCAGCGGTCACCAGGGATTTGGCAGCGTCTGAATATCGATATTCTTGATGCGCCACCACTTCGTACTTGGCGGAAGTGCTTAGAAACTAATCCTCGATCAACTCTTGTTGCTACATTTCTCGTCTACCTCATCGGACAAATCTACTTCGTTTG GCTTCAATTTGGACTCGTATTCTTCGCCTTTTCTATTCTCGCCGCAATTTGTCTTAGCCTTGGAAATCGCAGTGAAGGAGAG ATGTCTGCTTACTCCGTATTCAATCCTAACTGTGAACGCTTACTTGGACAAATGACTGCTGAACACTTTGAAAGAGATGTGTTAAGAAGGCGAATTGATTAG